A genomic segment from Sparus aurata chromosome 10, fSpaAur1.1, whole genome shotgun sequence encodes:
- the LOC115589821 gene encoding uncharacterized protein LOC115589821, giving the protein MDVPALCIRLLTDVSVLLVVQLYHSCFALRADAAFPSVSPNRLQYFEYENFTVNCEEFTGLTEWRVMRNLQTPITPAVSDTWNTSAPSCSINYSFKHHSGEYWCEDAEGRTSRAVNITVTDGSVILDVPARPVVQGHDVVLHCLKEKSESEHSADFYKDGFHLGTWYKGAAMTIQNVSTSDEGLYWCKISGAGESPESRLTVLQRTEDTHPPVSQPVNFLSLLWTVVLVAPLLLVMGFFLSWKDTGLTKQSEVFYRCYEPDVSRDGTEPRVPDKRVYSSVYYRPLTPD; this is encoded by the exons TGACGGATGTGTCGGTCCTGCTCGTTGTACAGCTGTACCACAGCTGCTTTGCTCTGAGAGCTG aTGCAGCTTTTCCCAGTGTTTCTCCAAACAGACTGCAATATTTTGAATATGAGAATTTCACTGTAAATTGTGAAGAGTTCACTGGTTTGACTGAATGGAGAGTGATGAGAAATCTCCAAACTCCAATAACTCCAGCAGTTTCTGACACCTGGAACACATCAGCCCCGTCCTGCAGCATTAATTATTCCTTTAAACATCATAGTGGAGAGTACTGGTGTGAAGATGCAGAGGGAAGAACGAGTCGTGCtgtcaacatcactgtcactg ATGGTTCTGTGATCCTGGACGTACCAGCCCGTCCTGTGGTGCAGGGACATGATGTGGTTCTTCACTGTTTGAAGGAGAAATCTGAGTCAGAACACAGTGCAGATTTCTACAAAGACGGTTTCCATCTTGGTACCTGGTATAAAGGTGCAGCAATGACCATCCAAAATGTTTCCACgtctgatgaaggactctacTGGTGCAAAATCTCTGGAGCTGGAGAATCACCAGAGAGCCGGCTGACTGTTCTCCAAAGGACTGAag ACACTCATCCTCCCGTCAGTCAGCCCGTtaatttcctctctctgctgtggacTGTTGTACTCGTGGCTCCGTTGCTGTTGGTGATGGGATTTTTTCTCAGTTGGAAAGACACAG GTTTGACCAAACAGTCCGAAGTTTTCTACAGATGTTATG AGCCAGATGTATCCAGAGATGGAACCGAGCCACGTGTACCAGACAAGAGAGTCTATTCTTCAGTCTACTATCG GCCTCTGACACCTGACTGA
- the LOC115590430 gene encoding V-set domain-containing T-cell activation inhibitor 1-like — MHVFIWFGFWLFSLYSLPVTTGQSNLICSTQPIVAHAGDDVILSCRLDPPISASSRTVEWTKPGLDPEYIHVHQDGRLVYQSQNPLYNYRTALFVDQLINGNVSMKIFRVKTSDAGKYKCFLPSLWKETFIELKIEDDFMDPSSCTPCVAMFILAVVLLVWKWRQSKTETKKKNEEKELKKMEDLDKILTKLSEELLNKDEEQKDMTKIIERLKEVSEKLVKQKEQLIVQMQKAEKQNEENEKKVKSVDKEVTEKEGDKTLNRAQGYLKLKEIIQEANWNLEERKKEHQQLLMTTVNLTKRTVDEVKRISEKKEQVERHMQQIKKQIEEIQRKLQLDTIKLVN, encoded by the exons ATGCATGTCTTCATATGGTTTGGATTCTGGTTATTTTCACTCTACAGTCTCCCAGTAACCACAG GGCAGTCAAACCTGATTTGTTCAACTCAGCCAATCGTAGCCCACGCTGGAGATGATGTCATTCTGTCCTGTCGCCTTGATCCTCCCATCAGTGCCAGTTCCAGGACAGTGGAGTGGACCAAACCTGGTTTAGACCCCGAGTACATCCATGTTCACCAAGATGGACGGCTGGTGTATCAGAGTCAGAATCCACTGTATAATTACCGCACAGCTCTGTTTGTGGATCAGCTGATTAATGGAAACGTCTCCATGAAAATCTTCAGAGTGAAAACCTCTGATGCaggaaaatacaaatgtttcctTCCTTCATTATGGAAAGAAACTTTCATCGAACTAAAGATAG AAGATGACTTCATGGACCCATCAAGTTGTACTCCTTGTGTTGCCATGTTTATTCTGGCAGTTGTCCTTTTGGTCTGGAAATGGAGACAAAGCAAAACTG agacaaaaaagaaaaatgaagagaaagagCTGAAGAAAATGGAGGATTTGGATAAGATATTGACAAAACTCAGTGAAGAGTTACTGAACAAAGATGAAGAACAGAAAGATATGACAAAGATTATTGAGCGACTGAAGGAAGTGAGTGAGAAACTAGTGAAGCAGAAAGAGCAACTCATTGTCCAAATGCAGAAGGCAGAGAAGCAGAATGAGGAGAATGAAAAGAAGGTTAAATCAGTGGATAAAGAAGTaacagagaaggagggagataAAACACTAAACAGAGCACAGGGATACTTAAAACTCAAAGAAATCATACAAGAGGCCAACTGGAAcctggaggagagaaagaaagaacaccAACAACTGCTCATGACCACAGTAAACCTAACGAAGAGGACTGTGGATGAGGTCAAGAGAATAAGTGAAAAGAAGGAACAAGTAGAGAGACACATGCAGCAAATCAAGAAACAGATAGAGGAGATTCAGAGGAAACTTCAGTTAGACACAATAAAACTAGtcaattaa